The following proteins are encoded in a genomic region of Bacillus horti:
- a CDS encoding ABC transporter ATP-binding protein, whose product MANIQFQRVTKTFMDDKKGGTFTAVKDASFEIKDQEFVVFVGPSGCGKTTSLRMIAGLEKQTEGDILIGDRIVNRMHPKDRDIAMVFQDYALYPHMSIEENLSFGLKNMKHPKEEIKEKVDYASSILGLSELLNRKPKELSGGQRQRVAVGRAIVRNPKVFLFDEPLSNLDAKLRVQMRIELAQLHKRLGATIVYVTHDQVEAMTLGERIVVMNHGVIQQIASPRELYRNPINMFVAGFIGSPPMNFMNARLEQNKLWVEQQSYEIPANLIESYKAYDGKEVIFGLRPEDIYDVNFAFNIPMQNKISVKVDVVEHLGGENLVYFQVGERMVTAKVNGESVIHAGSQHDFVFNLSRMHLFDKQTEQRI is encoded by the coding sequence ATGGCAAACATACAGTTTCAACGTGTAACGAAGACGTTTATGGATGATAAAAAGGGCGGGACCTTCACTGCCGTTAAGGATGCCAGCTTTGAGATTAAGGATCAAGAGTTCGTAGTATTTGTTGGCCCTTCGGGATGTGGCAAAACAACCTCCTTAAGAATGATAGCAGGGCTTGAAAAGCAAACAGAAGGAGACATTCTAATTGGAGATCGGATTGTTAATCGTATGCATCCAAAGGATAGGGACATTGCCATGGTGTTCCAAGATTACGCTTTATATCCACATATGTCTATTGAAGAAAATTTATCCTTCGGACTCAAGAATATGAAGCATCCTAAAGAAGAAATTAAGGAAAAGGTGGATTATGCCTCATCAATCTTAGGTTTGTCTGAATTACTTAATCGTAAGCCAAAGGAGCTAAGTGGGGGACAGCGTCAGCGTGTAGCTGTAGGTCGAGCCATTGTGCGTAATCCCAAAGTATTTTTATTCGATGAACCGCTTTCCAATCTAGATGCCAAATTACGAGTACAAATGAGAATTGAACTGGCTCAATTACATAAAAGATTAGGGGCTACGATCGTATACGTTACACATGATCAGGTTGAAGCCATGACCCTAGGTGAACGAATTGTGGTTATGAATCATGGCGTCATACAACAGATTGCCTCTCCGAGAGAGCTTTACCGCAATCCCATCAACATGTTTGTGGCTGGCTTCATAGGGTCTCCACCTATGAATTTTATGAATGCTAGACTCGAGCAAAATAAGCTATGGGTGGAACAGCAAAGCTATGAAATTCCTGCTAATCTAATAGAAAGTTATAAGGCTTATGATGGAAAAGAAGTTATATTTGGTTTGAGACCAGAGGATATATATGATGTAAATTTTGCTTTTAATATCCCTATGCAAAACAAGATCAGTGTTAAGGTTGACGTAGTTGAGCACCTTGGTGGTGAGAATTTAGTTTACTTTCAAGTAGGAGAACGAATGGTGACAGCGAAAGTAAATGGGGAGAGTGTCATTCATGCAGGATCTCAGCATGATTTTGTCTTTAACCTAAGTCGTATGCATTTATTTGATAAGCAAACAGAGCAGCGAATATAA
- a CDS encoding carbohydrate ABC transporter permease, giving the protein MQINTNPAPLQQQLQEDLQAEQKRIRKRILFRVISYGLLIGWVIITMIPLYWMFISSFRDTAISASFRPEWFPSNMSISTYIRFLTTTDAIRWLLNSLYVSTILTISNVIFASLAGYAFAKLKFPGRNTIFWVLLATMMIPAQVTLIPVYIMVVNVFNLGNTYTAIMLPMIVSVGNIFLMKQYMSTLPSTLIDAARIDGCSELRVFRKVILPISKPGLAVLAIFTFVATWNEFFWPFLVTQSSSMRTIQVGLASFKFQDATDYGALMAGSVLAALPMFILFFALQRYFLQGITIGAVKG; this is encoded by the coding sequence ATGCAGATCAATACAAATCCAGCTCCTCTACAGCAGCAACTACAAGAAGATTTACAAGCTGAGCAAAAAAGAATTCGAAAGCGTATCCTCTTTCGTGTCATTAGCTATGGATTGTTGATTGGTTGGGTCATTATAACGATGATTCCACTCTATTGGATGTTTATCTCGTCCTTCAGAGATACCGCTATTTCAGCTTCATTTCGACCGGAATGGTTTCCATCAAATATGAGTATATCTACATATATTCGCTTTTTAACCACAACAGATGCGATTAGGTGGCTACTAAATAGCTTGTATGTTTCTACAATTTTAACAATCTCTAATGTTATTTTTGCTTCCTTGGCGGGTTATGCGTTCGCTAAGCTTAAGTTTCCTGGGAGGAATACGATTTTTTGGGTTTTACTTGCCACGATGATGATCCCTGCTCAGGTCACTTTAATTCCGGTCTATATTATGGTTGTGAATGTGTTTAATCTAGGTAATACGTATACAGCAATCATGCTACCTATGATCGTCAGTGTAGGGAATATCTTTTTAATGAAGCAGTATATGTCTACCTTGCCTTCAACACTAATAGATGCAGCTAGAATTGATGGCTGTAGTGAGCTGAGGGTGTTTCGTAAGGTTATTCTTCCTATATCAAAGCCGGGCTTAGCTGTACTAGCGATATTTACATTTGTGGCGACATGGAACGAGTTTTTCTGGCCCTTTCTAGTTACTCAGTCAAGCTCAATGAGAACAATACAGGTTGGATTAGCAAGCTTTAAGTTTCAGGATGCAACAGACTATGGAGCTTTAATGGCGGGTTCTGTTTTAGCTGCGCTACCTATGTTTATTTTATTTTTCGCCTTGCAGCGTTATTTCCTACAAGGAATTACTATTGGAGCAGTGAAAGGCTAG
- a CDS encoding carbohydrate ABC transporter permease, whose amino-acid sequence MKAAKQTSQKPAFSRTGQFFRDYGWCYVFIAAPVLLFLVFTLYPVGYALVMSFQEYHVLGSTWIGLDNYRTMVNDPIFWKSMWNTFIFTVGTVPLNVAITLCLAVLIFPRTSRVQTFFKATLYLPTVASGVTIALVWFWIYDPTTTGLLNMVLGLFGMDNVMWLGRSNTAMFSIMFMTYLTGHGAGLILYLASMGGIPKTLYEAADIDYASAWSKFRNITWPLLRPTTLYLLVIGIIYSFQVFMSIYIMTQGGPNFATTTIAYLIYQHAFVYYKFGLAAAESFVLGAVIIVASIVQFKVLSSDVEY is encoded by the coding sequence ATGAAAGCAGCAAAACAAACCTCACAAAAGCCCGCGTTTAGCAGGACTGGACAATTTTTTAGAGACTATGGCTGGTGCTACGTATTTATTGCTGCACCTGTTCTTTTATTTCTAGTGTTTACACTCTATCCAGTTGGATATGCATTAGTGATGAGCTTCCAGGAGTATCATGTACTCGGTTCAACTTGGATTGGTCTGGATAATTATAGGACAATGGTTAATGATCCTATTTTCTGGAAGTCCATGTGGAACACATTTATTTTCACAGTAGGCACGGTTCCTCTAAATGTAGCGATTACGTTATGTCTAGCTGTGCTCATTTTTCCACGAACATCAAGGGTGCAAACATTTTTTAAGGCTACCCTCTACCTACCAACAGTAGCATCCGGTGTAACGATTGCTCTTGTCTGGTTTTGGATTTATGATCCTACTACAACAGGGTTATTAAATATGGTACTGGGTCTCTTTGGAATGGACAATGTGATGTGGCTTGGTCGAAGCAATACAGCGATGTTTTCAATCATGTTTATGACGTATTTGACCGGACATGGAGCAGGTCTCATTTTGTATTTAGCTTCTATGGGTGGAATACCTAAAACGTTATATGAAGCAGCAGATATTGATTATGCTAGTGCGTGGTCTAAATTTCGGAATATCACATGGCCCTTACTAAGGCCAACAACTTTATATTTGCTTGTAATCGGAATAATTTACTCGTTTCAGGTTTTTATGAGCATCTATATTATGACTCAAGGGGGACCTAACTTTGCTACAACAACAATTGCCTATCTGATTTATCAGCATGCGTTTGTCTATTATAAATTCGGACTGGCAGCAGCAGAATCCTTTGTCTTAGGAGCTGTCATTATTGTGGCTTCTATTGTTCAATTCAAAGTCCTATCTAGTGATGTGGAATACTAA
- a CDS encoding ABC transporter substrate-binding protein: MKKGVWLLFIFALIFVSACSNNTGGSGATDTVKVWTYPVHEEYEDELKELIKSFEAENENIKIEYEYLSWAEGPQKFDIALNSGTPPDIYFGKPQAKYVQTGLTVDLKDRLNVDVSDFDQVAIEHMSYDGGLYGLPIYMFLHVWGGNKQLMEEAGIDYEKIQRNGWTWSEFKELAAKANQTNSAGDQQYGFVFQGTNEELLVHLAMNNGLPYRVDTSGALTWTGDEILETMEYIRSLLDEGIMPRETAAIDPAKRMELFYNHQALFFGRAIPYFDPVVEARNQQIEEGEIEGEKIDFILLPIPHNEGEQQIAFGGAEGYMLFTQRNASDEHVANSIKVLEHLTSAEAGKAAVDLALPTVHKGAEGKFESKVAPYNEEAANVLAGLVLPPNDISIEVGALDDQFRTEVIIPTFQGVLNGEMSPEQALDRFKQANQTIFGQ; encoded by the coding sequence ATGAAAAAGGGCGTATGGTTACTATTTATTTTCGCTTTAATTTTTGTGTCTGCTTGTAGTAATAACACAGGTGGTTCGGGAGCTACAGATACGGTTAAAGTATGGACGTATCCTGTGCATGAAGAATATGAGGATGAGTTGAAAGAGCTTATAAAATCCTTTGAAGCAGAAAATGAAAATATTAAAATCGAATATGAATATCTATCCTGGGCAGAAGGACCACAGAAATTTGACATTGCTTTAAACTCAGGAACCCCACCTGATATTTACTTTGGTAAGCCACAGGCTAAATATGTGCAAACAGGCTTAACCGTTGACCTTAAGGATAGGCTGAATGTTGATGTGAGTGATTTTGATCAAGTAGCAATCGAGCACATGAGCTATGACGGAGGATTATACGGACTACCAATCTACATGTTTCTTCACGTTTGGGGAGGAAACAAGCAGCTTATGGAGGAAGCAGGAATTGACTACGAAAAGATTCAGCGTAACGGCTGGACGTGGAGTGAATTTAAGGAACTGGCTGCAAAAGCAAACCAGACTAACAGTGCAGGGGATCAGCAGTATGGCTTTGTCTTCCAAGGAACCAATGAGGAGCTTCTTGTGCATTTAGCTATGAACAATGGTCTACCTTACCGTGTAGATACCTCAGGCGCTTTAACTTGGACGGGTGATGAAATCCTTGAGACGATGGAATACATTAGAAGCTTGTTAGATGAAGGCATTATGCCAAGAGAAACGGCTGCTATTGATCCGGCTAAGAGAATGGAGTTATTTTATAATCACCAGGCTTTATTCTTTGGCAGAGCTATTCCTTATTTTGACCCTGTAGTAGAAGCACGTAATCAGCAAATCGAAGAGGGAGAAATTGAAGGAGAAAAAATTGATTTTATCCTTTTACCAATTCCTCATAATGAAGGGGAACAGCAGATTGCCTTCGGTGGAGCAGAGGGATACATGCTCTTCACCCAAAGAAATGCCAGTGATGAGCATGTGGCTAATAGTATCAAGGTCCTGGAGCATCTTACAAGTGCAGAAGCTGGAAAGGCTGCTGTAGACCTAGCTTTACCTACTGTGCATAAAGGAGCTGAAGGTAAATTCGAATCAAAGGTAGCTCCTTATAATGAAGAGGCAGCGAATGTATTGGCTGGTCTTGTCCTTCCTCCAAACGATATCAGCATTGAAGTTGGAGCACTGGATGATCAGTTTAGAACGGAGGTTATTATTCCAACCTTCCAAGGCGTATTGAATGGAGAAATGAGTCCAGAACAAGCATTAGATAGGTTTAAACAGGCCAATCAAACTATATTTGGGCAATAA
- the murQ gene encoding N-acetylmuramic acid 6-phosphate etherase, with amino-acid sequence MENIKSLITEQQNQRSSQIDRKTTTEILETINEEDHLVPIKIKEEIPQIALVVNEIVKSINSGGRLIYVGAGTSGRIGKLDASECPPTYGTPPHLVQGIIAGGDQAVFQAVEGAEDSEELGALDMDQKDISEQDIVIGITASGRAPYVIGALKEARKRGAKTVSFTCNAKAKLHEYGDLHISIEVGPEVISGSTRMKAGTAQKLVLNMLTTAAMIKLGKVYDNLMVDVQPLNKKLIDRAQHIIAIATGCSKEEAQRLFKESGERPKLAIVMHHCQIDVQTAESLLQKESGSVHKAIRAYDNNMTMYKGGS; translated from the coding sequence ATGGAAAATATTAAGAGCTTAATTACGGAACAGCAAAATCAGAGATCCTCTCAAATTGACAGGAAAACCACCACAGAGATATTAGAGACGATCAACGAAGAAGATCATTTGGTCCCGATTAAGATTAAAGAGGAAATTCCACAAATTGCTTTAGTTGTCAATGAGATTGTTAAGTCGATAAACAGTGGAGGTAGACTGATTTATGTAGGTGCAGGTACAAGTGGTCGAATAGGTAAGCTTGATGCCTCAGAATGTCCTCCAACGTACGGAACTCCGCCTCATTTAGTGCAAGGTATAATCGCTGGTGGAGATCAAGCTGTCTTTCAAGCAGTGGAAGGAGCCGAAGATAGTGAAGAACTAGGAGCTCTTGATATGGATCAGAAGGACATTTCGGAACAGGATATTGTTATAGGAATTACGGCTAGCGGAAGAGCTCCTTATGTCATTGGGGCACTTAAAGAGGCGCGTAAAAGAGGGGCTAAAACTGTTTCGTTTACTTGTAATGCAAAGGCTAAATTACATGAGTATGGTGATCTACATATTTCAATTGAGGTTGGGCCAGAGGTTATCTCAGGTTCAACTCGAATGAAAGCAGGAACAGCGCAGAAGCTAGTGCTTAATATGCTTACGACGGCAGCCATGATTAAGCTGGGTAAGGTATATGATAATCTAATGGTTGATGTTCAGCCGTTAAACAAGAAATTAATTGATCGAGCCCAGCATATTATTGCGATAGCAACTGGCTGCTCAAAGGAAGAAGCTCAGCGGCTATTCAAGGAGTCAGGAGAACGACCGAAGCTTGCGATTGTTATGCACCATTGTCAAATTGATGTTCAAACAGCTGAGAGTCTGCTACAGAAGGAATCAGGTTCGGTTCATAAGGCTATAAGAGCCTATGATAATAATATGACAATGTATAAAGGGGGATCATGA
- the hemL gene encoding glutamate-1-semialdehyde 2,1-aminomutase, which produces MSHRYEKSINAFEEAKKVIPGGVNSPVRALKSVEMNPIYFERGAGSKVYDLDGNEFVDYVASWGPLVAGHAHPQVVEALKKVTENGTSFGAPTLIETKLAQLVVDRVPAVDIVRMVNSGTEATMSALRLARGYTKKNKIIKFIGCYHGHADSLLIKAGSGVATLALPDSPGVPESIANHTITVHYNDLESVKAAFEQFGGDIAAIIVEPVAGNMGVVPPQPGFLEGLRSITEENGALLIFDEVMTGFRVDYGCAQGRFNIAPDLTCFGKVIGGGLPVGAYGGKKEIMEQVAPVGPIYQAGTLSGNPLAMTAGYETLSLMTPESYELLEEKGAYLEQGIRHNAEKHGIPYTINRVGSMVGFFFNEGPVHNFQQASASNLKRFARYFQLMAEYGVYIPPSQYEGMFISIVHTQEDLDFTIQANDRALETLIAENR; this is translated from the coding sequence ATGAGTCATAGATATGAAAAATCGATCAACGCGTTTGAAGAAGCAAAAAAAGTCATTCCTGGTGGAGTGAATAGCCCGGTTCGTGCTCTAAAATCAGTAGAAATGAATCCTATTTACTTTGAGCGTGGGGCAGGCTCGAAGGTCTATGATTTAGATGGTAATGAATTTGTTGATTATGTTGCTTCTTGGGGACCACTAGTTGCCGGACATGCTCATCCACAGGTTGTGGAAGCTTTAAAGAAAGTGACTGAAAATGGAACGAGCTTTGGAGCGCCAACGTTGATTGAAACGAAGCTCGCTCAGCTTGTTGTCGATCGAGTCCCTGCGGTGGATATCGTAAGAATGGTCAACTCAGGTACTGAGGCAACAATGAGCGCGTTAAGACTAGCGAGAGGCTACACAAAAAAGAACAAAATTATCAAGTTTATTGGCTGCTATCATGGACATGCTGATTCCCTTTTGATAAAAGCTGGCTCTGGTGTTGCCACTCTAGCTCTACCAGATTCACCAGGCGTCCCGGAATCCATAGCTAATCACACGATTACTGTACACTACAATGATTTGGAAAGCGTCAAGGCAGCTTTTGAGCAATTTGGAGGTGATATTGCTGCTATTATTGTAGAGCCTGTAGCTGGAAATATGGGTGTTGTACCTCCACAGCCTGGCTTTTTAGAAGGCTTGAGATCGATTACGGAGGAAAATGGAGCATTGCTTATTTTTGACGAGGTTATGACAGGCTTCCGTGTTGATTATGGCTGTGCTCAAGGGAGATTCAATATCGCCCCAGATTTGACCTGCTTTGGAAAAGTAATCGGTGGTGGTTTACCTGTAGGTGCTTACGGTGGTAAAAAGGAAATCATGGAGCAGGTTGCTCCGGTAGGGCCAATTTATCAAGCAGGCACACTTTCTGGAAATCCGCTAGCTATGACGGCTGGATATGAGACATTGTCCTTAATGACACCTGAAAGCTATGAGCTACTAGAGGAAAAAGGCGCGTACCTAGAGCAGGGCATACGTCACAATGCAGAAAAGCATGGAATTCCTTATACAATTAACAGAGTAGGCTCCATGGTAGGATTTTTCTTTAATGAAGGACCTGTGCATAATTTCCAGCAAGCAAGCGCATCGAACTTAAAACGCTTTGCTAGGTATTTTCAATTGATGGCTGAGTATGGGGTATACATTCCACCGTCTCAATATGAAGGAATGTTTATTTCAATTGTTCATACGCAAGAGGATCTAGACTTTACTATTCAAGCTAATGATCGTGCACTTGAAACATTAATTGCTGAAAATCGATAA
- the hemB gene encoding porphobilinogen synthase: MSEFARHRRLRSSTGLRKMVRETTLSVNDLIYPLFVVEGENIKKEIPSMPGVYHFSLDLLPAEIQEIKELGIPSIILFGIPDEKDAVGGQAYHQHGVVQEAIRVVKKIAPELVVIADTCLCQFTDHGHCGVVREGQILNDESLELLAQTAVSQAEAGADVIAPSNMMDGFVYAIRKGLDEAGFENVPVMSYAVKFASSFYGPFRDAAHSTPQFGDRRTYQMDPANRLEALREAQADIEQGADMLIVKPAMAYMDIIREVKDQFAFPVIAYNVSGEYSMVKAAGLQGWIDERKVVLELLTGFKRAGADMILTYHSKEVAKWLGDDQNES; this comes from the coding sequence ATGAGTGAGTTTGCCAGACATCGTAGATTACGTTCAAGTACAGGATTACGTAAGATGGTTCGAGAGACAACCCTTTCAGTTAATGATTTGATTTATCCGTTGTTTGTTGTGGAAGGGGAGAACATTAAGAAAGAAATACCTTCAATGCCAGGCGTTTATCACTTTTCATTAGATCTATTGCCAGCGGAGATTCAGGAGATTAAAGAGCTTGGCATTCCCTCTATTATTTTATTTGGTATTCCAGATGAGAAGGATGCAGTAGGAGGACAAGCGTATCATCAGCATGGGGTTGTGCAGGAAGCGATTCGTGTTGTAAAGAAAATAGCTCCAGAACTAGTCGTTATAGCAGATACCTGTCTTTGCCAGTTTACAGACCACGGGCACTGCGGAGTTGTAAGGGAAGGACAGATTCTTAATGATGAATCTTTAGAGCTGTTAGCACAGACGGCTGTTTCACAGGCTGAGGCTGGTGCAGATGTCATTGCTCCATCTAATATGATGGACGGCTTTGTTTATGCTATTCGTAAGGGGTTAGATGAAGCTGGATTTGAAAATGTTCCGGTCATGTCCTATGCGGTAAAATTCGCGTCTTCCTTCTATGGACCATTTCGAGATGCGGCCCATTCCACACCTCAATTTGGAGATCGCCGAACCTATCAAATGGATCCAGCTAATCGACTAGAGGCGCTTCGTGAGGCTCAGGCTGATATCGAGCAAGGAGCGGATATGCTCATTGTTAAACCAGCTATGGCGTACATGGATATTATTAGAGAAGTGAAGGATCAATTTGCCTTCCCTGTGATTGCGTATAATGTAAGTGGAGAGTATTCCATGGTTAAAGCTGCAGGGTTGCAGGGCTGGATTGATGAGCGGAAAGTAGTTTTAGAATTATTAACGGGTTTCAAAAGGGCTGGAGCAGACATGATTCTTACGTATCATTCTAAGGAAGTAGCAAAATGGTTGGGAGATGATCAAAATGAGTCATAG
- a CDS encoding uroporphyrinogen-III synthase: MSREHVQRSLEGKHIAVTRATNQAKSMLDMLEAKGATPYLFPLIKTRKVDQHQEIQHVLKNLESFSWIIFTSVNSVRYFMQCCREFFGYEEWLERPALKNIRIAAVGPITKEVLIQAGWKVDFMPSKAKQEELGAELSSKIIAGERVLFPKGNLARKQLKQTLEDYEIDVLEIIVYETVKVKHRQEDVQDFISMLARNQLDVLTFTSSSTIKHFMALLKENDLQLDWNTSPIIVACIGPITAQTAKDYGMNVHIEATPYTGEALVNEIEFYFTRKQV, translated from the coding sequence ATGAGTAGGGAACATGTACAACGATCTCTAGAGGGAAAACACATAGCTGTTACAAGAGCAACAAACCAAGCAAAGTCCATGCTGGATATGCTGGAAGCTAAGGGAGCAACTCCTTATCTTTTTCCTTTGATTAAAACTCGAAAAGTAGACCAGCACCAGGAGATTCAGCACGTACTGAAGAACCTAGAATCGTTTAGCTGGATCATCTTCACAAGTGTCAACAGTGTGAGGTACTTCATGCAGTGCTGTCGTGAGTTTTTTGGATATGAGGAGTGGCTGGAACGTCCAGCTTTAAAAAATATTCGAATTGCAGCGGTTGGCCCAATCACAAAAGAAGTACTTATTCAAGCCGGATGGAAGGTTGACTTCATGCCATCGAAGGCTAAGCAAGAGGAGCTCGGGGCTGAATTAAGTAGCAAAATAATTGCTGGGGAGCGTGTGCTTTTTCCAAAGGGAAATTTGGCTAGGAAGCAGTTAAAGCAAACCTTAGAGGATTATGAGATTGATGTTCTTGAGATCATTGTTTATGAAACGGTAAAAGTCAAGCACAGGCAGGAGGATGTTCAAGATTTCATCTCTATGCTTGCTCGTAATCAACTGGATGTGCTTACGTTTACTAGTAGTTCTACGATCAAGCATTTTATGGCCTTGCTTAAGGAGAATGACCTTCAATTAGATTGGAATACATCCCCCATAATTGTTGCCTGCATTGGACCAATTACAGCTCAAACGGCTAAGGATTACGGTATGAATGTTCACATAGAGGCTACTCCCTATACAGGAGAAGCATTAGTTAATGAAATCGAGTTTTACTTTACAAGGAAGCAGGTGTAA
- the hemC gene encoding hydroxymethylbilane synthase, with product MKRTIVIGSRKSALALTQTKWVIKQLEGLGLPYHFEIKEMVTKGDQILDVMLSKVGGKGLFVKEIEQAMLDEEIDCAVHSMKDMPAVLPAGLTIGCIPRRVDARDVLISNQGVTLEQLPAGSVIGTSSLRRSAQLLALRPDLEVKWIRGNIDTRMRKLKEEEYDAIILAAAGLERMGWSEETVTQFLEPEHCLPAVGQGALGIECRLQDEDLIQLLQRIHHTQTGIEVQAERAFLARIEGGCQVPVAAYAKMVDGQVTLTGLVGKPDGTKLIKENVVGAEPSQAGKELADRLFAQGAKEILDEVRSQLDD from the coding sequence ATGAAAAGAACGATTGTGATTGGCTCGAGAAAAAGTGCCTTGGCGTTAACTCAAACAAAATGGGTAATTAAGCAATTAGAAGGCTTAGGCTTACCCTACCATTTTGAAATTAAAGAAATGGTAACGAAGGGAGATCAAATTCTCGACGTCATGCTTTCCAAGGTTGGAGGAAAGGGGCTGTTTGTAAAGGAGATCGAACAGGCTATGCTTGATGAGGAAATTGATTGTGCCGTTCATAGTATGAAGGACATGCCTGCTGTTCTCCCAGCAGGGTTGACCATTGGATGTATTCCAAGACGCGTAGATGCTCGCGATGTTCTTATTTCTAATCAAGGTGTAACACTTGAGCAGCTTCCTGCTGGATCAGTTATAGGAACAAGTAGCTTGAGGCGATCAGCGCAGCTTTTAGCTCTCAGACCTGATTTAGAAGTGAAATGGATACGGGGGAACATCGATACTCGTATGAGAAAGCTAAAGGAAGAGGAGTATGATGCTATAATTTTGGCAGCAGCTGGCTTGGAGCGCATGGGGTGGTCTGAGGAAACAGTAACACAATTCTTGGAGCCGGAGCATTGTCTACCGGCCGTTGGACAAGGCGCATTGGGAATTGAATGCCGTCTACAGGATGAAGACCTTATTCAACTCCTGCAGCGTATTCACCATACTCAAACGGGAATCGAGGTTCAAGCGGAAAGAGCCTTTTTAGCTCGGATTGAAGGTGGCTGTCAGGTCCCTGTCGCTGCTTATGCTAAAATGGTTGATGGACAGGTAACATTAACTGGATTGGTAGGTAAGCCAGATGGGACAAAGTTAATTAAGGAAAATGTAGTAGGTGCAGAGCCTAGTCAAGCTGGTAAAGAGCTTGCTGATCGTCTCTTTGCGCAAGGAGCAAAGGAGATTTTAGATGAAGTAAGAAGTCAACTGGACGACTAA
- a CDS encoding cytochrome C assembly family protein: protein MHIQSILYDLIIVIYACSVLFYFFDFLQNNRKANKIAFWLLSIVWISQTIYVSQVFLQEALPFWSKFDTLFLFSWLLITLSLLVNIFFRMDIFLFFTNVVGFSIMAMSMFLESRNISEELATHFTSGWLVIHITMAFLSYAAFTLSAIFSVIYLYQHRLLKQKKWNNQMKRGPSLAQLDKASFFLNIAAVPLLFLSLILGSIWAFHTLEGAEWIFDSKVILSVFVLLMYTIYLFQRVVRGWTGKRITELNVICFFILVVNYVLSNLFSTFHLWT from the coding sequence GTGCATATACAAAGTATTTTGTATGATTTAATTATTGTAATCTATGCCTGTAGTGTCCTTTTCTATTTCTTTGATTTCTTACAAAACAACCGGAAGGCAAACAAAATTGCCTTCTGGTTGCTTTCTATTGTTTGGATTTCGCAGACGATTTATGTCAGTCAAGTGTTTCTTCAGGAGGCACTTCCATTTTGGTCGAAATTTGATACATTGTTTTTGTTTTCGTGGTTACTCATTACGTTAAGCTTATTGGTGAATATCTTTTTTAGAATGGATATCTTTTTATTCTTCACAAATGTGGTCGGATTTTCAATTATGGCTATGAGCATGTTTTTGGAGAGCAGAAACATTTCAGAGGAGCTAGCTACTCATTTTACATCAGGATGGCTAGTTATTCATATCACAATGGCCTTTTTAAGCTATGCGGCCTTTACTCTTTCTGCTATATTCTCGGTCATCTATCTCTATCAGCATAGACTATTAAAACAAAAAAAGTGGAATAATCAAATGAAGAGGGGGCCTAGCTTGGCTCAACTGGACAAGGCTTCTTTTTTTCTTAATATTGCCGCTGTTCCTTTGCTCTTTCTGAGCCTTATATTGGGCTCTATATGGGCTTTTCATACGCTTGAAGGGGCGGAGTGGATATTTGATTCAAAGGTTATTCTATCCGTTTTTGTTTTACTTATGTATACCATTTATTTATTTCAGAGGGTTGTACGAGGCTGGACAGGTAAACGGATTACAGAGCTAAATGTAATCTGCTTTTTCATCCTTGTTGTGAACTATGTGTTATCAAATCTATTTTCTACCTTCCATTTATGGACATAA